One stretch of Bacteroidota bacterium DNA includes these proteins:
- a CDS encoding OmpA family protein, with product MQHLFPGLPSGEGGSGDIFFVKNFIKHITQYFLLSGLMIALSSQTYAQTSGGTRIDNVSSAIVHYLNGSQDTVKSNMASIVVEKWGALLLNKTVSRDSVHARDTVLFKIVVGYNGNLSAAQVVITDTVPTHFRIISSSKGTVNGNIVTWNAGTISAPTPDSVIITTVVTSPFGGQFNTTNTAYAIDSVGIRTTSSAIVHLDILQTESCKLKIEKSTDKIIGNGQQWAVIRANITDSIGVPKPDGTPVFFKADLGVFSNGKDSVTKFSLNGFVADSLNANLSSGSIVKAKVTVQLLSVCDLSDTINVEFYPGAITGVVLDHSTKTFYKNAYVRLIDSVQNVLIDIDTTKADGKFFMFVPKTGVYRVDVSAADKFALNNTVTTFVNVDIKGDVARIVPNKNSISGTVYYWINNTPIYIPNMPIELFDITNGDNRSNKDAEAKSIATVLKTTTDSRGVYEFEDIKPGKYRVLLGASELNGASSIIIPEQGYYILNGNIPVELTVTPTFEKSGTPTVVLGDTIEYQMRVRNINAFAVTNSVVTDTLLNDVEYISSTNNGTYNSAVHSVRWSIGNVDSSYKNVLSVKVRVKNSTPASLLVNRATLSASEIFPIIDTAATVIMRNPLLAIVKTANKDSAAIGDTMQYRIVVKNIGDTPLTNVSMVDTVDAQKFIVLLVSSNATLQNNIVSMARDTLAVGDSAVVTIRVRVRESALFGFVNRAFAQSQLTPVQSSTVVTLWKQTIGPNVANFILSKFVSKDTAVNGDTVKYTIRIKNNGSKILTNVVVIDTLPKQLTKNTVLYNNGTIDNNIVTYFAGTLAVDATDSVVVVSVVAGSPYIPERVTNTAYAKSNEVPFQTAQAKFVSLIGKLDRLLLNISVSSPTVFTGDSLSYVLRITNVSNRKLTNVIVRDPVPFQLENIRVENPNSTARSAAKITIVPMRKSGIAESDTLRLDGSVAIYKKDTIDVGEVDSFYVKTTVRLDRPNFELILNTGYATTNETEQIIAQAVTLVEPRTNKNFQLQLEKRVSKDTVHIGDTMSYVIHFKNITGGPLTKISIVDTLPVQIINPRVSGSAKVENNIVTYEVGFLGPNKEDSIIVIGQLDPYGVHDGELVLNYAFARAFQIEEQTAFAIFTAKTDPACRIEVIATPEKIIGNGKSKAFIQVNLTNTLGYPKPDGTPVVMTTTVGQFTNGQSMRVLYSKDGKASDSLRATIAGNNLIKAMAIASADDGQGCKAKDTVEIVFFPGAIEGTVIDHRTQSPVKGAIVRAYSKTTDSLAGEVITKEDGYYLIAVTKTDSFRVLITTVNEFGRQITVETEVKVSVSGGGDLPTPNQNSVSGAVYYLVSHEPIPAANLSIYLQSVTPSPKSNVDISISNNVATIDSVLTDSAGTYKFDRIPAGRFIVLLNHPTIKNSVELTNSGNGQYVINANISVVLNPNIVFDKSGPSRVALSDTATYKINVGNTGNLSTTNTIVIDSLHWAMKFISATGGGVYQPASHRIVWNIGKLDSLVNREYDVTVRFVDTLKNSTPSLNRASVTTNQTTLMRDSVPTLLFLPPTMKMWKVSNVHQANPGDTVVYSIKMQNRSGSFGDSIAVTDKLPTQVQYLKSNVQYFRSAPQSVMNDTVEYNSASHSIFWKRDTMFVGDSVTINLITRVRTNLEPGDHTYTNVAGVTWKGGSLTSDQDSLSNTMVRSSVSYLKVTKQALRKVLEIGDIATYLVRVTNMSAVNYARDIQLVDKIPFGFRYMNGSSVIDTMKVSDPTGRKELFWLLKDSLAPSASVQIVYRLVVGAGAVEGNGINTARAYGISHFGAQMASAEVQEQVEIRRGVFTTHGLIIGKVFYDDNRNKYQDSLEYGVKGIELMMEDGTRIITGDDGKYSIPDVLPGEHVIRVRTHTLPKNSSLEMGYNDFAKDSTSRFVNLTESGIARVDFYLARNISRPDSLVLSQAIAKIGDFSIQRISSPRNIVFIEDKRLASMKLTGLNFEVGKAILKPEAFVTLKQLADVLREYPDQPLIIAGHTDSMKIATAEFPNNGVLSMARAMSVKSYLVEKEGINVDRIRIEGHGETRPVATNKSIDGRSLNRRVEFYFTPTTEEKQITEMPVSIEIPIEYTGTENITKVDFRDILNPSFKYVEGSAMFADSTVTPRINGNELHWTLTNLGPNFKYKLRYTVMVQRPERYEATEIQSTSTSICYFVGDSALHCIDSLITTNEVAIAVRGRAVNFVMSGVLFDVGKATLRSTALTSLETTAKFLKEDLSSTALIEGHTDSSPIKTKEFPSNIELSQARANTIKQKLIAHYGIAPERLKTIGYGEFRPLASNYTIEGKQVNRRIELRILRSEFAQKVLLEGGVDSSKLVVETLLPKNAPQGIDSMMRDKSKERYILKLDVRRKVKRNTVSTIILDTVPAGLQLVPYSVTSVHGVDSVNVSGKVLKIYCSKTDSTIQLYYIAEVSDDGKEEATIFHDYTVIKKQTDGSIIEEKAKASSIEIRKKQMLVRNQR from the coding sequence ATGCAACACCTATTTCCGGGGCTCCCTTCAGGGGAAGGGGGCTCTGGAGATATTTTTTTCGTGAAAAATTTCATTAAACATATTACCCAGTACTTCTTGCTCAGCGGATTGATGATCGCTCTGAGTTCGCAGACCTATGCACAGACGTCCGGCGGAACTCGAATCGATAACGTCAGTTCGGCAATTGTGCATTATCTGAACGGAAGTCAGGATACAGTGAAAAGCAACATGGCTAGTATTGTTGTGGAGAAGTGGGGAGCACTTTTATTGAATAAAACAGTGTCACGTGATAGTGTCCATGCGCGTGATACTGTTTTATTTAAGATTGTCGTGGGATATAATGGAAACCTGAGTGCGGCACAAGTAGTTATCACCGATACAGTTCCTACTCACTTTAGAATTATCAGCTCATCAAAAGGAACAGTCAATGGAAATATAGTTACATGGAACGCAGGAACCATTTCTGCTCCAACACCAGATTCTGTAATAATCACTACTGTTGTGACCTCGCCATTTGGCGGTCAGTTCAATACAACCAATACAGCGTATGCTATTGACAGTGTGGGAATCAGAACAACTTCAAGCGCAATAGTTCATTTAGATATTTTACAGACAGAATCGTGCAAACTGAAGATTGAAAAGTCCACCGACAAAATTATTGGAAACGGTCAGCAATGGGCAGTGATTCGAGCCAATATTACCGATTCGATTGGTGTACCGAAACCGGACGGAACACCGGTATTCTTTAAGGCAGATCTTGGTGTGTTCTCCAATGGTAAAGATTCCGTTACGAAATTCTCCTTAAATGGTTTTGTAGCAGATTCACTCAATGCAAATCTTTCATCGGGATCCATTGTGAAAGCGAAAGTGACTGTTCAATTATTGAGTGTATGCGATTTGTCGGATACGATCAATGTAGAGTTTTATCCAGGAGCAATCACCGGCGTGGTACTGGATCATTCTACAAAAACATTCTATAAGAATGCGTATGTCCGGTTAATCGATTCCGTACAAAATGTATTGATTGACATCGATACAACAAAGGCCGACGGAAAATTCTTCATGTTCGTTCCGAAAACAGGTGTGTATCGTGTTGATGTTTCTGCAGCAGATAAATTTGCATTGAATAATACAGTCACAACATTTGTCAATGTGGACATTAAAGGGGATGTTGCTCGAATCGTTCCCAATAAAAATTCGATTTCTGGAACAGTCTACTACTGGATCAACAATACACCAATCTATATTCCAAACATGCCGATCGAACTGTTCGATATCACGAACGGCGATAACAGATCGAACAAAGATGCGGAAGCAAAAAGCATCGCAACTGTCTTGAAAACAACCACCGACTCGCGCGGAGTTTATGAATTTGAGGATATTAAACCGGGCAAATACAGAGTGCTGCTTGGCGCTTCTGAATTAAATGGTGCTTCATCAATCATCATTCCAGAACAGGGATATTACATCCTTAATGGAAATATCCCGGTTGAATTAACCGTGACACCAACGTTTGAAAAGAGCGGAACGCCGACAGTAGTTCTTGGCGATACCATTGAGTATCAGATGAGGGTAAGAAATATTAATGCATTTGCGGTAACCAATAGCGTCGTAACCGACACACTGTTGAATGATGTTGAATACATCAGTTCAACAAACAACGGAACGTATAATTCGGCGGTACATTCAGTACGATGGTCAATTGGAAATGTCGATTCATCGTATAAAAATGTTCTTTCAGTGAAAGTTCGTGTGAAAAACAGTACGCCAGCGTCACTTCTTGTAAACCGAGCAACACTTTCGGCGTCGGAAATTTTCCCAATTATCGATACTGCAGCAACAGTTATTATGCGAAACCCATTATTGGCGATTGTAAAAACAGCCAATAAAGATTCAGCAGCAATCGGTGATACAATGCAATACCGCATTGTTGTTAAGAATATCGGCGACACTCCATTGACAAATGTTTCCATGGTGGACACTGTCGATGCGCAGAAATTCATCGTCTTATTGGTATCGTCGAATGCCACATTGCAGAACAATATTGTTTCAATGGCGCGCGATACGCTTGCGGTTGGTGACAGCGCCGTTGTTACTATCCGTGTTCGCGTTCGAGAAAGTGCATTGTTTGGATTCGTGAACAGGGCATTTGCTCAATCACAGTTGACACCGGTCCAGTCTTCAACAGTGGTGACACTGTGGAAGCAGACAATTGGTCCAAATGTCGCGAACTTTATCCTGAGCAAATTCGTGTCGAAAGATACGGCAGTGAACGGCGATACTGTCAAGTATACTATTCGGATCAAAAATAACGGCAGTAAAATCCTAACAAATGTTGTTGTCATCGATACATTGCCGAAGCAGCTGACAAAAAACACAGTGCTCTATAATAATGGTACGATAGATAACAATATCGTAACCTATTTCGCCGGAACGCTTGCCGTTGATGCAACAGATTCCGTCGTGGTCGTATCGGTCGTGGCCGGAAGTCCGTACATTCCTGAAAGAGTTACCAACACTGCGTATGCAAAGTCCAATGAAGTTCCATTCCAGACTGCGCAGGCTAAATTCGTTTCGTTAATCGGCAAACTTGATCGGTTGCTGCTCAATATTAGTGTCTCATCACCGACAGTGTTTACCGGTGATTCGTTAAGTTATGTCTTGCGCATTACGAACGTTTCAAATCGTAAGTTGACCAATGTGATTGTCCGCGATCCGGTTCCGTTCCAACTTGAAAACATCCGGGTTGAAAATCCGAATTCGACGGCTCGTTCAGCAGCCAAGATCACTATTGTGCCGATGAGAAAATCCGGAATAGCCGAAAGCGATACACTCCGATTGGACGGATCAGTAGCGATTTATAAAAAAGATACCATCGATGTGGGTGAAGTTGATTCGTTTTATGTAAAAACGACGGTTCGATTGGATCGTCCGAATTTTGAATTGATTTTGAATACCGGCTATGCCACAACGAATGAAACAGAGCAGATTATTGCGCAAGCAGTGACGCTTGTTGAACCACGCACAAACAAAAACTTCCAATTGCAATTGGAGAAGAGAGTATCAAAAGATACTGTCCATATCGGTGACACAATGTCTTATGTGATTCACTTTAAGAATATCACCGGAGGGCCGTTGACGAAGATTAGTATTGTTGATACGCTTCCGGTGCAGATTATTAATCCTCGGGTCAGCGGCAGTGCTAAAGTGGAAAACAATATTGTTACCTACGAAGTCGGTTTCCTTGGACCGAACAAAGAAGATTCGATTATTGTGATCGGTCAATTAGATCCGTACGGCGTTCATGACGGTGAGTTGGTGTTGAATTATGCGTTTGCACGAGCATTCCAGATTGAAGAACAAACAGCGTTTGCCATCTTCACGGCAAAGACAGATCCGGCATGCCGCATTGAAGTGATTGCAACGCCAGAGAAAATTATTGGCAATGGCAAATCGAAAGCATTCATTCAAGTTAACTTGACCAACACGCTTGGATATCCAAAACCGGATGGAACGCCGGTTGTAATGACCACTACCGTTGGTCAATTTACCAATGGTCAATCGATGCGTGTGTTGTATTCCAAAGACGGTAAAGCATCGGATTCATTGCGCGCAACTATTGCAGGAAATAATCTCATAAAGGCAATGGCCATTGCTTCAGCAGATGACGGCCAGGGTTGTAAAGCGAAAGATACAGTCGAGATCGTATTCTTCCCGGGTGCTATCGAAGGAACAGTAATCGATCATCGAACACAATCACCTGTGAAGGGTGCAATCGTTCGTGCATACTCCAAAACAACCGATTCATTGGCCGGTGAAGTTATTACAAAAGAAGATGGATATTACCTGATTGCTGTGACAAAAACAGACAGCTTCCGTGTTTTGATCACCACTGTCAATGAGTTCGGACGACAAATTACGGTGGAAACCGAAGTAAAAGTAAGTGTATCCGGCGGTGGTGATCTTCCAACACCAAACCAAAATTCTGTTTCCGGTGCAGTGTACTATCTTGTTTCACACGAACCGATTCCGGCTGCGAATCTTTCCATTTATTTACAAAGCGTTACACCGTCACCAAAATCGAATGTCGACATCAGTATTTCTAATAATGTGGCAACGATTGATTCTGTATTAACAGATTCAGCGGGAACATATAAGTTTGACAGAATTCCGGCAGGGCGATTTATAGTATTGCTCAATCATCCGACTATTAAAAATTCCGTGGAATTGACAAACTCCGGTAATGGCCAATATGTAATTAATGCGAATATTTCCGTTGTATTAAATCCCAACATCGTGTTCGATAAGAGCGGTCCATCACGCGTTGCGTTGTCCGATACAGCAACGTACAAGATCAATGTTGGTAATACCGGAAATCTTTCCACAACAAACACAATCGTTATTGATTCGCTGCATTGGGCAATGAAATTCATTAGTGCAACAGGCGGCGGCGTTTATCAGCCAGCCTCACACCGTATTGTATGGAACATTGGAAAACTCGATTCTCTTGTGAATCGTGAATATGATGTCACAGTTCGCTTTGTTGACACACTAAAAAACAGCACTCCTTCATTGAACCGTGCGAGCGTTACAACCAATCAGACAACATTGATGAGGGATTCGGTTCCGACTCTATTGTTCTTGCCGCCGACCATGAAAATGTGGAAAGTATCAAATGTTCATCAGGCAAATCCCGGTGATACGGTAGTGTATTCCATTAAAATGCAAAATCGTTCGGGTTCATTTGGCGATAGTATTGCGGTGACGGATAAACTTCCGACGCAGGTGCAATATCTTAAATCAAACGTTCAGTATTTCCGTTCAGCACCGCAGTCTGTCATGAATGACACTGTGGAGTATAACAGTGCATCTCATTCAATATTCTGGAAACGAGACACGATGTTTGTAGGCGATTCAGTAACAATTAATTTGATCACGCGCGTTCGCACCAATCTGGAACCGGGCGATCATACCTATACAAACGTTGCCGGTGTAACATGGAAGGGTGGATCGCTAACATCCGATCAAGATTCATTAAGCAATACCATGGTGCGCTCTTCAGTTTCATATTTGAAAGTAACGAAACAGGCATTGCGTAAAGTGCTCGAAATAGGTGATATCGCAACGTATCTCGTTCGCGTAACAAATATGAGTGCGGTAAATTATGCACGTGATATTCAATTGGTGGATAAGATTCCGTTCGGCTTCCGATATATGAACGGTTCTTCGGTGATTGACACAATGAAAGTGTCCGATCCGACTGGCAGAAAAGAATTGTTCTGGCTGTTGAAAGATTCCTTGGCACCAAGTGCGTCAGTTCAGATCGTCTATCGTTTGGTGGTTGGTGCGGGTGCTGTTGAAGGAAATGGTATCAATACGGCTCGTGCGTATGGTATCTCGCATTTCGGAGCTCAGATGGCATCTGCTGAGGTTCAAGAACAAGTAGAGATTCGTCGTGGTGTATTTACAACGCATGGTTTAATCATCGGAAAAGTCTTCTATGATGACAATCGCAATAAATACCAAGATTCATTGGAATATGGTGTAAAGGGAATTGAATTAATGATGGAAGATGGAACCAGAATCATCACCGGTGACGATGGTAAGTATTCCATACCGGATGTACTGCCGGGCGAACATGTGATCCGCGTTCGCACACATACGCTTCCAAAAAATTCATCTTTGGAAATGGGTTATAATGATTTTGCAAAAGATTCAACGTCACGATTTGTCAACCTGACTGAATCCGGTATTGCTCGCGTAGATTTCTATCTTGCTCGCAATATCTCCCGTCCGGATTCGTTAGTGTTAAGCCAGGCGATCGCAAAAATTGGAGACTTCTCAATTCAGCGCATTTCTTCGCCGCGCAATATCGTCTTTATTGAAGATAAACGGTTAGCGTCAATGAAGCTGACCGGCTTGAATTTTGAAGTTGGTAAAGCAATTTTAAAACCCGAAGCGTTTGTCACGTTAAAACAGCTTGCGGATGTGTTGCGCGAATATCCGGATCAACCGCTGATAATTGCCGGTCATACCGATTCGATGAAGATTGCTACGGCTGAATTCCCGAATAACGGGGTTCTTTCTATGGCACGTGCAATGTCCGTAAAGTCGTACCTTGTGGAAAAAGAAGGAATCAATGTCGATCGTATCCGCATTGAAGGACATGGTGAAACAAGACCGGTAGCAACCAATAAATCGATCGATGGCCGCTCGCTGAACCGTCGTGTAGAATTCTACTTTACACCGACAACAGAAGAAAAACAGATTACGGAAATGCCGGTGTCAATTGAAATACCGATTGAGTATACAGGAACGGAGAATATTACGAAGGTTGATTTCCGTGATATTCTTAATCCGTCGTTCAAATATGTTGAAGGAAGTGCGATGTTTGCGGATTCCACGGTAACACCGCGGATCAATGGAAACGAACTGCATTGGACATTAACGAATCTTGGTCCAAACTTTAAATATAAACTTCGTTATACAGTAATGGTACAACGTCCGGAACGGTACGAAGCAACAGAAATACAATCGACATCTACATCTATTTGTTATTTTGTTGGGGATAGCGCCTTACATTGTATCGATTCATTGATCACAACAAATGAAGTCGCAATTGCGGTTCGCGGCCGTGCAGTAAATTTTGTTATGTCGGGTGTCTTGTTTGATGTTGGCAAAGCAACGTTGCGCAGCACAGCATTAACGTCATTAGAAACAACGGCGAAATTCTTGAAGGAAGATCTTTCGTCAACGGCATTAATTGAAGGTCATACGGATTCTTCACCGATCAAGACGAAAGAGTTCCCATCGAACATCGAATTGTCGCAGGCACGAGCCAACACGATTAAACAAAAATTGATTGCTCATTATGGTATAGCACCGGAACGGTTGAAGACGATTGGTTACGGCGAGTTCCGTCCATTGGCATCCAACTATACAATAGAGGGCAAACAAGTAAATCGGCGAATTGAATTAAGAATATTACGGAGTGAGTTTGCGCAAAAAGTATTGCTCGAAGGTGGAGTTGATTCATCGAAGCTGGTTGTAGAAACACTGCTTCCGAAAAACGCTCCTCAGGGAATAGATTCAATGATGCGAGATAAATCAAAAGAACGGTATATTCTAAAACTTGATGTTCGTCGCAAAGTAAAACGCAACACCGTCTCAACAATAATTTTGGATACCGTGCCGGCAGGATTGCAACTGGTTCCGTACTCTGTCACTTCCGTGCACGGAGTTGATAGTGTAAATGTCAGTGGAAAAGTGCTGAAGATATATTGTTCTAAAACGGATAGTACCATCCAACTCTATTATATTGCAGAAGTATCGGATGATGGAAAAGAAGAAGCAACAATATTTCATGATTATACCGTAATCAAAAAACAAACCGATGGATCAATCATTGAAGAAAAAGCAAAAGCATCATCTATTGAAATTCGAAAGAAACAAATGCTGGTACGAAATCAACGATAA
- a CDS encoding isopeptide-forming domain-containing fimbrial protein — MKTKLSVFAGAFCAFVLLGTTSAFASGTPAGTEIKNVAKMTYKDFAGTSYDTLFTDTARVTVEQVAGVTVTPVGSLKYSSDSLYVFFPHTVTNTGNGTDTYTLAAADSASWGASIFFDIDGQGDVDAADTAAAAITTTGSMAADATYKILVRLFVPNGKTSGLLDTNNTKATSSFNTAVLAWVRDSIRTRVTEIALTKTNNNGTPTPGQTITYTITYNNSGTGTGKNAELRDTLNSNLTFVSAVVNSGGGSATTTTGGLGELIVIWSGIGNSGNVYGGLTGQLTIQATVNVGVAAGTSISNRAYMVYNDSIGNRTKRPPAGPTVVVVAGSGAWELQVTALNNNSFTTDNDDDSVQVNQGIFFRVKVKNNGNRTDSLKFTTRTSTASFTWFLFRDVDSNGVYLHGTDTVIKIASDTIVVPRGGTAYFFAADTSGHMTADRIRDSAYYLVTSLTLGASDNGYHITRIKAPVMTLTKSVVTQTSTWGGGTRSRPGDSLIYIITYTNTGSGNGYSIVVLDNIPANTSLIADSIKIDYSTNGGGATGDGTHYVSKTDAVGDDIVDVAAGTITVTLGTVGPRMTNDPTHTGKIRFLVKIN, encoded by the coding sequence ATGAAAACCAAGTTATCGGTTTTTGCGGGTGCCTTTTGTGCTTTTGTCCTGTTAGGGACGACAAGTGCATTTGCATCTGGTACTCCGGCTGGTACTGAAATCAAAAACGTCGCGAAAATGACGTACAAGGATTTCGCCGGAACAAGCTATGATACGCTCTTTACTGATACCGCTCGGGTGACAGTTGAGCAAGTGGCCGGTGTTACGGTAACACCAGTCGGATCACTGAAATATTCCAGTGACAGTTTATATGTCTTCTTTCCTCACACGGTAACAAATACTGGTAATGGAACAGATACATATACTTTGGCTGCAGCAGATTCTGCAAGCTGGGGTGCTTCAATATTTTTTGATATAGATGGACAAGGTGATGTTGACGCAGCAGATACGGCAGCCGCAGCTATTACTACAACCGGTTCAATGGCGGCGGATGCAACGTATAAAATCCTTGTCCGCTTATTTGTCCCCAATGGTAAAACCAGCGGATTGCTTGATACCAATAATACCAAAGCAACATCAAGCTTTAATACTGCTGTGCTTGCCTGGGTACGTGACTCAATTAGAACAAGAGTTACGGAAATCGCGTTGACCAAAACAAATAATAACGGTACCCCCACACCTGGTCAAACGATTACCTATACGATCACTTATAACAACAGCGGCACAGGAACCGGAAAAAATGCGGAGCTCCGAGACACGTTAAATTCCAATTTAACGTTCGTCAGTGCTGTCGTAAACTCCGGGGGTGGATCAGCAACAACTACCACCGGCGGTCTTGGTGAACTAATTGTTATTTGGTCGGGAATTGGCAATAGCGGAAACGTTTATGGCGGATTGACAGGTCAATTGACAATCCAAGCAACAGTAAATGTTGGTGTTGCTGCCGGAACATCTATATCTAACCGCGCTTACATGGTCTATAATGACAGTATTGGTAATCGCACAAAGAGACCACCAGCCGGACCGACAGTTGTTGTCGTTGCAGGAAGCGGTGCGTGGGAACTTCAAGTGACAGCATTGAATAATAATTCATTTACAACCGACAATGATGATGATTCAGTACAGGTGAACCAAGGAATCTTCTTCAGAGTAAAAGTGAAGAATAATGGTAACAGAACTGACTCATTAAAATTCACTACGCGGACTTCAACAGCATCGTTCACTTGGTTCTTATTCAGAGACGTTGACTCCAATGGTGTATACCTTCATGGAACGGATACGGTGATTAAAATCGCCTCCGATACAATCGTTGTCCCGCGCGGTGGCACTGCATATTTCTTTGCGGCAGACACCTCCGGTCACATGACGGCAGATCGTATTCGCGACAGTGCATACTATCTCGTGACATCGTTAACGCTTGGTGCTTCGGACAACGGTTATCACATTACAAGAATAAAAGCACCTGTCATGACATTGACTAAATCAGTAGTTACGCAAACATCCACGTGGGGAGGTGGTACAAGATCTCGACCGGGTGATTCGCTGATTTATATCATTACATATACCAACACAGGGTCAGGTAATGGTTATTCGATTGTCGTTCTCGATAACATCCCTGCCAATACTTCTCTTATTGCCGACTCCATTAAGATAGATTACTCGACAAATGGTGGTGGTGCAACTGGAGATGGTACACACTATGTATCAAAGACAGACGCAGTTGGCGACGATATTGTAGATGTGGCAGCCGGTACCATAACGGTTACTCTTGGAACAGTTGGTCCTCGCATGACAAATGATCCGACTCATACAGGTAAGATCAGATTCTTGGTGAAGATCAATTAA
- a CDS encoding DUF3853 family protein: MNHENKIYAIHQIATLLGISVSSIDRWVDAGKLKCLVTKDGTKHFTIDQLLEFATTYNISMQFLVETTHHSKPKSEQIFEQISAAQ, encoded by the coding sequence ATGAATCATGAAAATAAAATTTATGCGATACATCAAATCGCAACATTATTGGGAATTAGTGTTTCATCGATTGATCGATGGGTCGATGCGGGAAAATTAAAATGTCTGGTCACTAAAGATGGGACCAAACACTTCACTATCGATCAGTTACTTGAATTCGCCACGACGTACAACATTTCCATGCAATTTCTTGTTGAAACAACTCATCACAGCAAACCAAAATCCGAACAAATTTTCGAACAAATTTCAGCAGCTCAATAA